The genomic DNA TATGGATTACGAGAAGTTCCTGTTTTAAGAAAAAGATAATCAACTACAAAAAATGAAAGATTTTAAATATACAATCAACGGTAAATCTTACAGAGTAAAGGTTACCAGAATTGACCAGACTTCTGCTGAACTGGAAGTTAACGGTAAATCTTATGAGGTAGAACTAGACGAAGCTGTTGTAGCTGCAGCCCCTGTTGCTGCTCCTGTAGCTGCTCCAAAACCACAACCAATAGTTGCGGCGACCACTCCGGCTCCGGCTCCTAAAACAGCAACAGGAGAGCCGGTCATCTCAAAACCAACAGTAGATGGCGGTACCACTGCAATCAAATCTCCGCTTCCAGGCGTAATCGTTGATGTATTGGTAAAAGTAGGCGACGAGGTAAAAAAAGGACAGAAGGTTCTGATTCTTGAAGCAATGAAAATGGAAAACAACATTAATGCCGACCGCGATGGTAAGGTTGTTGATATTAAAGTAAGCAAAGGCGACTCAATCATGGAAGGAGCTGACCTGATTATCATCGGTTAAGAATTCCTAGATATAGGCTATAAAAAAATGCCGGAGATTGAATTTCCTCCGGCATTTTTT from Parabacteroides sp. FAFU027 includes the following:
- a CDS encoding biotin/lipoyl-containing protein → MKDFKYTINGKSYRVKVTRIDQTSAELEVNGKSYEVELDEAVVAAAPVAAPVAAPKPQPIVAATTPAPAPKTATGEPVISKPTVDGGTTAIKSPLPGVIVDVLVKVGDEVKKGQKVLILEAMKMENNINADRDGKVVDIKVSKGDSIMEGADLIIIG